One part of the Dioscorea cayenensis subsp. rotundata cultivar TDr96_F1 chromosome 2, TDr96_F1_v2_PseudoChromosome.rev07_lg8_w22 25.fasta, whole genome shotgun sequence genome encodes these proteins:
- the LOC120272446 gene encoding LOW QUALITY PROTEIN: UDP-glycosyltransferase 86A2-like (The sequence of the model RefSeq protein was modified relative to this genomic sequence to represent the inferred CDS: deleted 4 bases in 3 codons): MDQSHRKKSHALVITYPLQGHIIPSVHLATKLASNGFTVTFVNTESIHHQTSKAQNNNNNNNIFAGVRNSGLDINYEIISDGLPISFDRSLNHDQFMASLLHVFSAHVEELVKKLMSSDDPVTCIIADTFFVWPSTISKKFGIPYISFWTEPALVYSLYYHMHLLRLHGHLSNAWIADNREDTITYIPGVPEIEPSDLMSYLQETDTSSVVHQIIFKAFEQAKAADYVICNTVQELEPETILALNANQPFYAIGPIFAPSFRNTSPSTAIATSLWTEFNCKQWLDSKPKGSILYISFGSYAHLSKKDLEEIACGVFKSEVGFIWVLRHDIVSSDEVEPLPKGFMEESKERGIVVPWCCQTEVLAHDSVGGFLTHCGWNSVLESIWSGVPMLCFPLLTDQFTNRKLVVSDWKVGVDLGGKGRADRREVSKKIKCLMGREEFKKEIKVVRRALENATSVNPKGSSVKNF; the protein is encoded by the exons atggatcaATCTCACCGGAAGAAGTCACACGCCCTTGTCATCACGTACCCTCTCCAAGGCCACATCATCCCCTCCGTCCATCTTGCCACCAAGCTCGCCTCTAATGGCTTCACTGTCACCTTTGTTAACACCGAATCAATCCATCATCAAACCTCAAAAgctcaaaacaacaacaacaacaacaatattttCGCTGGAGTACGAAACTCTGGTCTTGACATTAACTATGAAATAATCTCCGATGGCTTACCGATCTCCTTTGATCGATCTCTCAACCATGACCAGTTCATGGCTTCACTTCTTCATGTC TTTTCAGCTCATGTAGAAGAACTAGTGAAGAAGTTGATGAGTTCTGATGACCCGGTCACTTGCATTATTGCTGATACATTCTTCGTCTGGCCTTCGACCATTTCGAAGAAGTTCGGCATCCCTTACATCTCTTTCTGGACTGAGCCTGCTCTTGTT TACTCTCTCTATTATCATATGCATCTTCTCCGGCTCCATGGCCACCTTTC AAATGCATGGATTGCAGATAATAGAGAGGATACAATAACATACATTCCAGGAGTACCAGAAATTGAGCCAAGTGATCTCATGTCATATCTCCAAGAAACAGACACAAGTTCAGTGGTGCACCAAATCATCTTcaaagcatttgagcaagcaaaaGCAGCAGACTATGTGATTTGCAACACGGTCCAAGAGCTTGAGCCAGAGACCATCTTAGCACTCAATGCAAACCAACCATTCTATGCAATTGGACCAATCTTTGCACCAAGTTTCAGAAACACTTCACCTTCTACCGCAATAGCTACAAGCTTATGGACTGAGTTTAACTGCAAACAATGGCTTGACTCAAAGCCAAAAGGCTCAATTCTCTACATATCTTTTGGAAGTTATGCACATCTTAGCAAGAAGGACTTGGAGGAGATTGCATGTGGAGTTTTT AAGAGTGAGGTTGGATTCATTTGGGTTTTGAGGCATGATATTGTTAGCTCAGATGAAGTTGAACCTTTGCCAAAGGGATTCATGGAGGAGAGCAAAGAGAGAGGAATAGTTGTGCCTTGGTGTTGTCAAACTGAAGTTTTGGCTCATGATTCAGTTGGAGGTTTTTTAACTCATTGTGGATGGAATTCAGTGTTGGAGAGCATTTGGAGTGGTGTGCCAATGCTTTGTTTTCCCCTTCTCACTGATCAGTTTACAAATAGGAAGCTTGTTGTGAGTGATTGGAAGGTTGGGGTTGATCTTGGAGGCAAAGGGAGGGCAGATAGAAGGGAGGTTAGTAAGAAGATTAAGTGTTTGATGGGTCGAGAAGAGTTTAAGAAGGAGATTAAGGTGGTGAGAAGAGCATTAGAGAATGCAACTAGTGTTAATCCTAAGGGTTCTTCTGTTAAGAACTTTTGA